The segment AGCTCCACCTCTGTATCCCCTACTATTTCCATATTCTCTATAAGTGTTATTTCTAAAAGACAGATTATTAAGTACAGATCTATACTCCATATTACCTGGTTCTAAATTTACAGCTAATTGTATATATTGACGTGCTTGATCATACCAGCCTTGTTTTAAATATAGTAATCCTTTTAAAAAGTTCCATTCTGCTCCTCTGACGGTGATACCCTCAAGCATTTGATTTGCTTGACTAAGATTACCTTGCTCTATATATGATCTAATTTGTGCATAAACATTTGTTCCGCTATTATTGTCATTATAATTAGTATTATTATAGTTAGTTCCGTTGTTACTATTGTATTGACTACTACTTCCTCTATTTTTCATAAGATAGTCATACGCTTCATTTATTTCTTTTAATTTTTCCTCTGCTAAGTCAGATAATGGATTATTTGCATATTGGTCTGGATGATATTTTCTTACTAATTTTT is part of the Gottschalkia purinilytica genome and harbors:
- a CDS encoding DnaJ domain-containing protein; translated protein: MRNPYEVLNIREGASEEEIRAAYKKLVRKYHPDQYANNPLSDLAEEKLKEINEAYDYLMKNRGSSSQYNSNNGTNYNNTNYNDNNSGTNVYAQIRSYIEQGNLSQANQMLEGITVRGAEWNFLKGLLYLKQGWYDQARQYIQLAVNLEPGNMEYRSVLNNLSFRNNTYREYGNSRGYRGGASFCDICSCLICSDCLCECCGGDLISCI